In Geobacillus kaustophilus, a genomic segment contains:
- the plsY gene encoding glycerol-3-phosphate 1-O-acyltransferase PlsY: MTALILLLAYLLGSIPFGLLVGKIGYGIDIREHGSGNLGGTNTFRVLGAKAGTIVIVGDMLKGTLAASLPMLFSVPVHPLLAGAIAVVGHMYPVFAKFRGGKAVATSGGVMLFYSPLFFLSLIAVFLVVLAVSRYVSLSSMAAALYAVVYTVFFTDDIPLTVAVLLLASFIFYRHRANIQRILNKTEPKVKWPGKRS, from the coding sequence ATGACCGCACTCATTTTGCTTCTTGCTTATCTTCTCGGCTCGATTCCGTTTGGCCTTCTTGTCGGGAAAATCGGCTACGGGATCGACATCCGCGAACACGGGAGCGGCAATCTTGGGGGAACAAACACGTTCCGCGTGCTTGGGGCGAAAGCGGGAACGATCGTCATTGTCGGCGATATGCTAAAAGGGACGCTGGCGGCGAGCTTGCCGATGCTTTTTTCCGTCCCCGTGCATCCGCTTTTGGCCGGGGCGATCGCCGTGGTCGGCCATATGTATCCGGTGTTCGCCAAATTCCGCGGCGGCAAGGCGGTGGCGACATCAGGCGGGGTGATGCTGTTTTATTCGCCGTTGTTCTTTTTGTCGCTCATCGCCGTGTTTCTTGTCGTCTTGGCTGTTTCACGCTACGTCTCCCTGTCATCGATGGCCGCGGCGCTGTATGCGGTCGTGTACACCGTCTTTTTCACGGACGACATTCCATTGACGGTGGCGGTATTGTTGCTCGCTTCGTTTATCTTTTATCGTCATCGCGCCAACATTCAACGCATCTTGAACAAAACGGAGCCAAAAGTGAAATGGCCAGGCAAACGCTCATGA
- a CDS encoding dihydrofolate reductase, producing the protein MISHIVAMDENRVIGKDNRLPWHLPADLAYFKRVTMGHAIVMGRKTFEAIGRPLPGRDNVVVTRNRSFRPEGCLVLHSLEAVKQWIASRADEVFIIGGAELFRATMPIVDRLYVTKIFASFPGDTFYPPISDDEWEIVSYTPGGKDEKNPYEHAFIIYERKKAK; encoded by the coding sequence ATGATTTCGCACATTGTGGCAATGGATGAAAACCGGGTGATCGGCAAAGACAACCGCTTGCCTTGGCATTTGCCGGCCGATTTGGCGTATTTTAAACGGGTGACAATGGGCCATGCCATCGTGATGGGGCGCAAGACGTTTGAAGCGATCGGTCGGCCGCTTCCCGGCCGCGATAACGTCGTTGTCACGCGCAACCGCTCGTTTCGCCCGGAAGGCTGCCTTGTGCTTCATTCGCTCGAGGCAGTCAAGCAATGGATCGCATCGCGCGCTGATGAAGTGTTTATCATCGGCGGGGCCGAACTGTTTCGGGCGACGATGCCGATTGTCGACCGGCTGTATGTGACAAAAATTTTTGCTTCCTTCCCCGGCGATACGTTTTATCCGCCCATTTCTGACGATGAATGGGAAATCGTTTCCTATACGCCAGGAGGGAAAGATGAAAAGAATCCGTATGAACACGCCTTTATCATTTATGAGCGGAAAAAGGCGAAATAG
- a CDS encoding YpjP family protein, with product MPSWLRKTLVAAITVCTFGLVTPPASLLAAKDPPSDDASSSDWQHSPTSRAEEAVSLTRAQFIERTMEKAVAQSHEKFGRKIAPVIEDEFRAVILPRMEEVIAELADRYPEEELRYLAVSENPSGGQGERIFHLYRADTGEDLIRFHVRREHPPQDGYWFQFHYHTCDDGFQAHHELGKIYWSKNTPPNWRT from the coding sequence CTGCCGTCTTGGCTTCGAAAAACGCTTGTTGCCGCCATTACCGTCTGCACGTTTGGACTCGTCACACCGCCCGCTTCGCTGCTCGCGGCCAAAGATCCGCCGTCAGATGATGCATCGTCTTCCGACTGGCAGCACAGTCCAACAAGTCGTGCCGAGGAAGCGGTTTCGTTGACGCGAGCTCAATTCATTGAGCGGACGATGGAAAAGGCCGTTGCCCAGTCCCATGAAAAATTCGGCCGCAAAATCGCTCCGGTCATTGAAGATGAGTTTCGCGCCGTCATTTTGCCGCGCATGGAAGAAGTGATCGCCGAGCTTGCCGATCGTTATCCGGAAGAGGAGCTCCGCTATTTGGCTGTTTCGGAAAATCCGTCTGGCGGGCAAGGAGAACGCATTTTTCATTTGTATCGGGCGGATACGGGAGAGGATTTGATCCGCTTTCACGTCCGCCGCGAGCATCCGCCGCAAGACGGATATTGGTTTCAGTTTCACTATCATACATGCGATGATGGGTTTCAAGCCCATCATGAACTCGGGAAAATCTACTGGTCAAAAAATACGCCGCCGAACTGGCGGACGTAG
- the ilvA gene encoding threonine ammonia-lyase IlvA, translated as MEQQLKRKQGAVYVEDILIAYHTLKDVVFHTPLQKNPLLSERYECNVYLKREDLQVVRSFKLRGAYNRMKHLTDEERRNGVVCASAGNHAQGVAYSCRALGVHGKIYMPATTPRQKVSQVQLFGKDMVEIVLVGDTFDDSYNEAVKCAEAEGRTFIHPFDDEYVIAGQGTIGVEVLNDCDEPIDFLFASIGGGGLMAGLGTYVKSISPSTKVIGVEPAGAPSMKAALERGHVVTLDEIDKFVDGAAVKTVGEKTFALCRGVLDDIVVVPEGKVCTTILELYNENAIVAEPAGALPIAALDFYKEQIRGKTVVCVISGGNNDIDRMQEIKERSMIYEGLQHYFIVNFPQRAGALREFLDEVLGPTDDITRFEYTKKNNKESGPALVGIELKRREDYAPLIERMKKKGFPFQEVNKDPNLFHLLI; from the coding sequence ATGGAACAACAGCTGAAACGGAAGCAAGGGGCGGTATACGTCGAGGACATTTTGATCGCGTATCATACGCTGAAGGATGTTGTTTTCCATACGCCGCTGCAAAAAAATCCGCTGTTATCCGAGCGCTACGAGTGCAATGTCTACTTAAAGCGCGAGGATTTGCAAGTCGTGCGTTCGTTTAAGTTGCGCGGGGCGTACAACCGGATGAAGCATTTAACCGATGAGGAGCGGAGAAACGGGGTGGTATGCGCCAGCGCCGGCAACCATGCCCAAGGGGTGGCCTATTCATGCCGGGCGCTTGGCGTGCACGGGAAAATTTATATGCCGGCGACGACGCCTCGGCAAAAAGTGTCGCAAGTGCAGCTGTTTGGCAAAGACATGGTCGAGATCGTGCTTGTCGGCGACACGTTTGACGATTCATACAACGAAGCGGTGAAGTGCGCCGAGGCGGAAGGGCGGACGTTCATCCATCCGTTTGATGATGAATACGTCATTGCCGGACAGGGGACGATTGGCGTCGAGGTGTTAAACGACTGTGATGAACCGATCGACTTTTTGTTCGCCAGCATCGGCGGCGGGGGATTGATGGCCGGACTAGGGACGTATGTGAAAAGCATTTCTCCGTCCACCAAAGTCATCGGGGTCGAGCCGGCTGGCGCCCCATCGATGAAAGCGGCGCTCGAGCGCGGACATGTGGTGACGCTCGATGAAATCGACAAGTTCGTTGACGGCGCTGCCGTCAAGACGGTCGGGGAAAAGACATTCGCCTTATGCCGCGGGGTGCTTGATGACATCGTCGTCGTTCCGGAAGGAAAAGTATGCACGACGATTTTGGAGCTGTACAACGAAAACGCCATTGTCGCTGAACCGGCAGGGGCGCTGCCGATCGCCGCGCTTGATTTTTACAAGGAACAAATCCGAGGCAAAACAGTCGTCTGCGTCATAAGCGGCGGCAACAACGACATCGACCGGATGCAGGAAATCAAAGAGCGTTCGATGATTTACGAAGGACTGCAGCACTATTTCATCGTCAACTTCCCGCAGCGGGCTGGGGCGTTGCGTGAGTTTTTGGATGAAGTGCTTGGGCCGACCGATGACATCACCCGGTTTGAATACACGAAGAAAAACAACAAAGAAAGCGGACCGGCGCTCGTCGGCATCGAACTGAAACGGCGCGAAGACTACGCGCCGCTCATCGAGCGGATGAAGAAAAAAGGCTTCCCGTTCCAAGAAGTGAACAAAGACCCGAACTTGTTCCATTTATTGATCTAA
- a CDS encoding YpmS family protein yields MNWKRAFWMLAAVNAAVIVLAAAWLLKPSPPVKRPAHPDVEGASFTVYSKKAHLNAIMNDYLAEKTKGHPLQYRVWLADRVYVSSEIPILGRSVELVVSFVPKVIKGGNVELTEPTISLGDWKLPVTYVLRYLQKHAPLPDEVAIDPEHTRVYVALTDIRFGNGYQVAAKKIDLAADEIVFTLTIPTKQHQ; encoded by the coding sequence ATGAATTGGAAACGAGCGTTTTGGATGTTGGCGGCTGTCAACGCGGCGGTCATTGTTTTAGCCGCCGCCTGGCTGCTTAAGCCGTCTCCGCCGGTGAAACGGCCGGCGCATCCGGATGTCGAAGGAGCCTCATTTACTGTTTACTCGAAGAAAGCGCATTTGAACGCCATCATGAACGACTATTTGGCAGAAAAAACGAAAGGCCATCCGCTGCAATACCGCGTTTGGCTCGCCGATCGCGTCTATGTTTCAAGCGAAATCCCCATTTTAGGCCGCTCGGTCGAACTTGTCGTCTCGTTTGTGCCCAAAGTAATCAAAGGAGGGAATGTCGAGCTCACGGAGCCGACGATTTCGCTCGGCGACTGGAAGCTGCCAGTGACGTATGTGCTTCGCTACTTACAAAAGCACGCCCCGCTGCCGGATGAAGTGGCGATTGACCCGGAGCACACCCGCGTCTACGTCGCGCTCACGGACATTCGCTTTGGCAACGGTTATCAGGTGGCGGCAAAAAAAATCGATTTGGCCGCCGATGAGATCGTGTTTACCTTAACAATTCCGACGAAGCAGCACCAGTAA
- a CDS encoding SCO family protein — MWKRIALFLVVLLLAACGKTIPDAKNWPVEDFTFVDQTGKPFGLRDLKGKVWVADFIFTNCETVCPPMTAHMAKLKQMAKKEGLDVEFVSFSVDPEVDTPEKLAAYAKQFTDDLSNWHLLTGYSPSEISELAQKSFKTIVQKPANGDQVVHGTSFYLVGPDGKVVQTYSGVQDVPYETILEHIKIVQSSQ; from the coding sequence ATGTGGAAACGAATCGCGCTTTTTCTCGTTGTTCTTTTGCTGGCGGCGTGCGGAAAAACGATTCCGGACGCCAAAAACTGGCCGGTGGAGGACTTTACGTTTGTCGATCAGACGGGCAAGCCGTTTGGGCTTCGCGACTTAAAAGGAAAAGTGTGGGTCGCCGATTTTATTTTTACAAACTGCGAGACCGTTTGTCCGCCGATGACGGCCCATATGGCGAAATTAAAACAAATGGCAAAGAAAGAAGGACTGGATGTCGAGTTTGTCTCCTTCAGCGTTGATCCGGAAGTCGATACGCCCGAAAAACTGGCGGCGTATGCGAAACAATTTACAGACGACCTATCAAACTGGCATTTGCTGACCGGATACAGCCCGTCTGAAATCAGCGAGCTGGCGCAAAAAAGCTTTAAAACGATCGTGCAAAAGCCGGCCAATGGCGATCAAGTCGTGCATGGCACCAGCTTTTATTTGGTCGGGCCGGACGGAAAAGTGGTTCAGACGTACAGCGGCGTGCAAGATGTGCCGTACGAAACGATTTTAGAGCATATCAAAATCGTGCAGTCGTCGCAATGA
- a CDS encoding YndM family protein, producing MKHIVPFVVKLAAWSVVLFSMFTIFDAPLSLISLMTIVTALVSYMIGDLFVLPRVGHFVAAALDVPLSFLLIWPVSFALIAPSVNMAYGAFFSALAIGAVEAFFHLYMENHVHEEARREEAHRWYDEGRWATEFAEEEEFKKEDDRA from the coding sequence ATGAAACATATCGTTCCGTTTGTCGTCAAGCTCGCTGCTTGGAGCGTCGTCTTGTTTTCGATGTTTACGATCTTCGATGCCCCGCTTTCCTTGATTTCACTCATGACGATCGTGACGGCGCTTGTTTCTTATATGATCGGCGATCTGTTCGTGTTGCCGCGCGTCGGCCATTTTGTCGCTGCCGCTCTTGACGTGCCGCTTTCCTTTTTGCTTATTTGGCCGGTCAGCTTTGCCCTCATTGCCCCGTCCGTCAACATGGCATACGGCGCGTTTTTCAGCGCCTTGGCGATCGGGGCGGTTGAAGCGTTTTTCCATTTGTATATGGAAAACCATGTGCACGAAGAAGCAAGACGGGAAGAAGCGCACCGCTGGTATGATGAAGGAAGATGGGCGACGGAATTTGCCGAGGAAGAAGAGTTCAAAAAAGAGGACGACCGGGCATAG
- a CDS encoding YuzL family protein, translated as MPKRKKDRSKTGVSAPDVRGQGTTETETGAFELDSARKKTKID; from the coding sequence GTGCCGAAGCGGAAAAAAGATCGTTCGAAAACGGGCGTCAGCGCCCCAGATGTTCGAGGGCAAGGCACGACGGAGACGGAGACAGGCGCGTTCGAGCTTGACTCTGCCCGCAAAAAAACAAAAATCGATTAA
- a CDS encoding RsmF rRNA methyltransferase first C-terminal domain-containing protein, whose protein sequence is MRLPEAFVAKMKKLLDEEADEFFAVYENEKINGLRVNPLKTDPGAWAKTAPFSLSPVPFCPTGFYYEPDEQPGKHPYHAAGLYYIQEPSAMAVAEALRPAPGERVLDLCAAPGGKTTQLGAMMENKGLLVANEIHPKRVKALAENVERFGLTNTVVVNETPEALAEQFPGFFDKILVDAPCSGEGMFRKDEEAASFWSPAYVEECAARQRRILESAYAMLKEGGILVYSTCTFSPEENEQTIEWLLETYEDLQLLPIAKIGGIEPGRPEWTKTNRSDLVHTARLWPHRLKGEGHFVAKLQKQRPTSPWRGRWAKSSAPKAAIRLYRQFEQEALRTERDGTFVSFGAHLTVLPERCPDLSGLKIVRAGLHLGDVKKERFEPNHALALALRTEEAKHVLDLSSASREIVQYWRGETLSTGGDRGWLLVAVDGFPFAWGKEVKGTVKNFYPKGLRLI, encoded by the coding sequence TTGAGATTGCCGGAAGCATTTGTCGCGAAAATGAAGAAGCTGCTTGATGAAGAAGCAGACGAGTTTTTCGCTGTTTATGAAAATGAAAAAATCAACGGCTTGCGCGTCAATCCGTTGAAAACCGACCCGGGCGCATGGGCAAAAACGGCGCCCTTTTCCCTTTCCCCGGTGCCGTTTTGCCCGACCGGGTTTTATTATGAGCCGGACGAACAGCCGGGAAAGCATCCGTACCATGCGGCCGGCCTGTATTACATTCAAGAACCGAGCGCGATGGCGGTCGCCGAAGCGCTGCGTCCCGCCCCTGGGGAGAGGGTCCTTGACTTGTGCGCCGCCCCTGGCGGGAAAACGACCCAGCTTGGAGCGATGATGGAAAACAAAGGGCTGCTTGTCGCCAACGAAATCCACCCGAAACGGGTCAAAGCGCTCGCAGAGAACGTCGAACGGTTCGGCTTGACGAACACCGTTGTCGTCAATGAAACTCCCGAGGCGCTTGCCGAGCAGTTTCCGGGCTTTTTTGACAAAATTTTAGTCGACGCCCCCTGTTCCGGCGAAGGAATGTTTCGCAAGGATGAAGAGGCCGCTTCGTTTTGGAGCCCGGCTTATGTGGAAGAATGTGCGGCCAGACAGCGGCGCATTTTGGAAAGCGCCTATGCGATGCTGAAAGAAGGCGGCATTCTCGTCTATTCCACGTGCACGTTCTCTCCGGAGGAAAACGAACAAACGATTGAATGGCTGCTTGAGACGTACGAGGATTTGCAGTTGTTGCCCATTGCGAAAATCGGCGGCATCGAGCCAGGGCGGCCGGAATGGACGAAAACCAATCGATCCGATCTCGTACACACCGCCCGCCTTTGGCCGCACCGTCTGAAAGGGGAAGGGCATTTTGTCGCCAAACTGCAAAAACAGCGGCCCACCTCACCTTGGCGAGGGCGGTGGGCGAAATCGAGCGCGCCAAAAGCCGCTATCCGCCTGTATCGCCAGTTTGAACAAGAGGCATTGCGGACAGAGCGAGACGGCACGTTCGTGTCATTTGGCGCCCATTTGACTGTGTTGCCCGAGCGTTGCCCGGATTTGTCCGGTTTGAAAATCGTCCGCGCCGGGTTGCACTTAGGGGATGTGAAAAAAGAGCGGTTTGAGCCGAACCATGCCCTTGCCTTGGCGTTGCGGACAGAGGAAGCGAAACATGTGCTTGACCTATCGAGCGCGAGCCGCGAAATCGTCCAATATTGGCGCGGCGAGACGCTTTCCACCGGCGGCGACCGCGGTTGGCTGCTTGTGGCCGTGGATGGATTTCCGTTCGCCTGGGGGAAAGAAGTGAAAGGAACGGTGAAAAACTTTTATCCAAAAGGGCTCCGTCTCATCTGA
- a CDS encoding anthrax toxin lethal factor-related metalloendopeptidase has protein sequence MKRLFTSLLAALFAVPLLSFSPYPAAHGVLLEESSLGLRGVPSHDVLGRIIIVPETEFSASEANEMIRTLARIDRTILEQAADHHIYIQLLTGPITDEPTARHLRGKTPRGYMPGSKTWDDVPGIGGSHLVLVRLGHSEKGKGHGSVNLELHEFAHSLDYIVFDRIHETDEFQAIWREEAPRLFPGEYYFLTYPEEYFAESFAYYYASDKTRQTLRAAAPRTYALIRGLAERAS, from the coding sequence ATGAAACGGCTGTTCACTAGTTTGTTGGCGGCGCTGTTCGCCGTTCCGCTTCTATCGTTCTCACCGTATCCGGCTGCCCATGGCGTGCTGCTTGAAGAAAGCAGCCTTGGTCTTAGGGGTGTTCCGTCTCATGATGTGCTTGGCCGCATCATCATCGTGCCGGAGACGGAGTTTTCCGCCTCTGAAGCGAATGAAATGATCCGGACGCTCGCCCGCATTGATCGCACGATTTTAGAGCAGGCGGCGGACCACCATATTTACATCCAACTGTTGACCGGCCCGATCACCGATGAGCCGACGGCCCGCCATTTGCGCGGAAAAACGCCGCGCGGTTATATGCCGGGTTCGAAAACATGGGATGACGTGCCGGGCATCGGTGGGTCGCATTTAGTGCTTGTCCGCCTCGGCCATAGCGAAAAAGGAAAAGGGCATGGCTCGGTCAATTTGGAGCTGCATGAGTTTGCTCATTCGCTCGATTACATCGTATTTGACCGCATTCATGAAACGGACGAATTTCAAGCGATTTGGCGGGAGGAGGCGCCGCGGCTCTTTCCTGGCGAATATTATTTTTTGACTTATCCGGAAGAGTATTTTGCCGAGTCGTTTGCCTATTATTATGCAAGCGACAAGACGCGGCAAACGTTGCGGGCGGCAGCGCCGAGAACATATGCGTTGATCCGCGGATTGGCGGAACGGGCCTCGTAA
- a CDS encoding DegV family protein gives MAALVDGLYTPVAQVRSFSQAVSHLAGRLVEEQGAKRVEKIAIDHADAPRWAERLKEAVTDIIGYSPIDIVETTTVISIHTDPGALALMYYTEEAALDE, from the coding sequence ATCGCCGCTCTGGTTGACGGGCTGTATACGCCGGTTGCCCAGGTTCGCAGCTTTTCGCAAGCGGTGTCCCATTTGGCGGGCCGTCTTGTCGAGGAACAAGGGGCCAAACGGGTAGAGAAAATCGCCATCGACCATGCCGATGCTCCTCGGTGGGCGGAGCGGCTCAAGGAAGCGGTGACAGACATCATCGGCTATTCACCGATTGACATCGTTGAAACAACGACGGTCATTTCCATTCACACCGATCCTGGGGCGTTGGCGCTCATGTACTACACGGAGGAAGCGGCGCTTGATGAATAA
- a CDS encoding YpmP family protein, whose product MLFKSLEFQNAYGQKVKIIEIPVLEEENTYRFMVQLRLEAFIAKVYRSRTNRSVYSFREHLKKVLKWPVYEQIFKETALKHNA is encoded by the coding sequence TTGCTATTCAAAAGCCTCGAGTTTCAAAACGCGTATGGGCAGAAGGTCAAGATTATCGAAATTCCAGTATTGGAGGAAGAGAATACGTACCGATTCATGGTCCAACTGCGCTTGGAGGCGTTTATTGCAAAAGTGTATCGGTCGAGAACAAACCGTTCCGTTTACTCGTTCCGCGAACATTTGAAGAAAGTGCTGAAATGGCCGGTATATGAACAGATCTTTAAAGAAACGGCGTTAAAGCATAATGCATGA
- the thyA gene encoding thymidylate synthase, with amino-acid sequence MRQYLQLLEDILENGVEKEDRTGVGTLSVFGRQLRFNLQDGFPLVTTKKLHIRSIIYELLWFLKGDTNVRYLQENGVTIWDEWADENGDLGPIYGAQWRSWKGADGKTIDQIAWVVEEIKRNPNSRRLLVSAWNVAELDEMKLPPCHYAFQFYVANGRLSCMWQQRSVDTFLGLPFNIASYALLTHMIAQQCDLDVGELIFTGGDVHLYKNHLEQAKLQLTREPRPLPKLVIKRKPPSIFDYEYDDFEIVGYNPHPTIKAPVAV; translated from the coding sequence TTGCGGCAATATTTGCAGCTTTTGGAGGATATTTTGGAAAACGGCGTCGAAAAAGAAGACCGCACGGGCGTCGGCACGCTGTCGGTGTTCGGCCGCCAGCTCCGCTTCAACTTGCAAGATGGATTTCCGCTCGTGACAACGAAAAAATTGCATATCCGCTCCATCATTTATGAACTGCTTTGGTTTTTAAAAGGCGATACGAACGTCCGCTATTTGCAGGAGAATGGCGTGACGATTTGGGACGAGTGGGCGGACGAAAACGGCGATCTCGGCCCGATTTACGGCGCGCAATGGCGCTCATGGAAAGGGGCGGACGGGAAAACAATCGACCAGATCGCGTGGGTCGTCGAGGAGATCAAACGAAATCCGAATTCACGCCGGCTGCTTGTGAGCGCTTGGAACGTGGCGGAATTAGACGAGATGAAGCTGCCGCCGTGCCATTATGCCTTTCAGTTTTATGTCGCGAACGGTCGGTTGTCGTGCATGTGGCAGCAGCGCTCCGTTGATACGTTTTTAGGGCTGCCGTTTAACATTGCCAGCTACGCGCTGTTGACGCATATGATCGCCCAGCAATGCGATCTCGATGTCGGCGAACTCATTTTCACCGGCGGTGATGTCCATTTGTACAAAAACCATCTCGAACAGGCGAAACTGCAGCTGACGCGCGAGCCGCGCCCGCTGCCGAAGCTCGTGATCAAACGGAAGCCGCCGTCCATTTTCGATTACGAATACGACGATTTTGAAATTGTCGGCTACAACCCGCATCCGACGATTAAAGCACCGGTGGCTGTGTAA
- a CDS encoding SGNH/GDSL hydrolase family protein — MRRWGWLLCCWLLAGCVSLSAGGKPERPHEAAVKQTEAKPLPKDIHLVALGDSLTEGVGDGEGKGGYVGRLVPLLSAEDGVRTVTVTNLGKRGRRIVELKPVIKAHEREISQADLVLVTIGGNDVMNVVRSHFFDLSHERFVKEAKAFASRLDHLILSLRTVNPDAVVVLVGLYNPFSSTLPNIPEIDDVIAEWNSASLAVLSRYERTIFVDIQDIFADRDDLLYRDEFHPNAAGYEQMAIRVYEALKERKEWWIGRLLQ; from the coding sequence ATGAGACGGTGGGGATGGTTGTTGTGCTGCTGGCTGCTCGCCGGATGCGTGTCGCTTTCGGCGGGCGGAAAGCCGGAGCGCCCGCATGAAGCCGCCGTCAAGCAGACGGAAGCAAAGCCGCTTCCGAAAGATATACATTTGGTCGCTTTGGGCGATTCGTTGACGGAAGGAGTCGGGGATGGCGAAGGGAAAGGGGGCTATGTTGGCCGCCTTGTCCCGCTCCTTTCGGCAGAAGACGGAGTGCGGACGGTCACCGTGACGAATTTAGGAAAACGCGGCCGGCGCATTGTGGAGCTCAAGCCAGTCATCAAGGCGCATGAAAGGGAAATCAGCCAAGCGGATCTCGTCCTTGTCACGATCGGCGGCAATGATGTGATGAATGTCGTCCGTTCACATTTTTTTGATTTGTCGCACGAACGGTTTGTGAAAGAGGCAAAGGCATTTGCCTCTCGATTGGACCATCTCATTCTATCATTGCGCACGGTGAACCCCGATGCCGTCGTTGTGCTCGTCGGCTTATACAACCCGTTTTCGAGCACGTTGCCGAACATTCCGGAAATCGATGATGTCATCGCTGAGTGGAACAGCGCCAGCCTGGCAGTGCTTTCACGGTATGAGCGAACGATTTTTGTCGATATCCAAGACATTTTTGCTGACCGCGATGATTTGCTCTACCGCGATGAGTTTCATCCGAATGCCGCAGGATACGAACAGATGGCCATACGGGTGTATGAAGCGTTAAAGGAACGAAAAGAATGGTGGATAGGGAGATTGCTGCAATGA
- a CDS encoding LL-diaminopimelate aminotransferase — MKKAKRMNAFSASIFAELTAYRQKQRHLHDEWIDLSVGSPDLPPAPFVREAIARYANEPNAYGYTLKGIREFHEAVADYYRTAHGVVLDPETEVTYVIGSQDGLVHLPMVFADPGDVILLPDPGYPAYAAGVAMAEAMPYFLPLREENSFLPDLRAIPEDIAKRAAIMFLNFPGNPVPAVATESFYREVVEFAKRYDILVVSDFAYGELYYDGNKPVSFLSVPGAKDVGVEINSLSKSYNMAGCRVGYLCGNAEVIRAFAEFKSNLDYGIFWPLQKAAAEVLRHGAGFCAQSRMMYQARRDVLVDGLADIGWTVDRPQAGMFVWAKIPDGWTSLSFAKALIDQAGVVVTPGHAFGPSGEGYVRIALVQPEEVLRRAVAKLKATGLFASPAADRR; from the coding sequence ATGAAAAAAGCGAAACGAATGAACGCGTTTTCGGCATCGATTTTCGCCGAGTTGACGGCGTATCGTCAAAAGCAGCGCCACCTTCATGACGAGTGGATCGACTTGAGCGTTGGCAGCCCGGATTTGCCCCCGGCGCCGTTTGTGCGTGAGGCGATCGCCCGCTACGCCAACGAGCCGAATGCGTACGGCTACACATTAAAGGGCATTCGCGAGTTTCATGAAGCGGTCGCCGATTATTATCGGACGGCGCATGGCGTTGTGCTCGATCCAGAGACGGAAGTGACGTACGTGATCGGGTCACAAGACGGGCTCGTTCATTTGCCGATGGTGTTCGCTGACCCGGGGGATGTCATTCTATTGCCGGATCCCGGGTACCCGGCGTATGCGGCGGGGGTGGCGATGGCGGAAGCGATGCCGTATTTTCTGCCGCTGAGGGAGGAAAACAGCTTTTTGCCGGATTTGCGTGCGATCCCGGAGGACATCGCCAAACGGGCGGCGATCATGTTTCTTAACTTTCCAGGGAATCCGGTGCCCGCCGTAGCGACAGAATCATTTTATCGCGAAGTGGTTGAGTTTGCGAAGCGGTACGATATCCTCGTTGTTTCCGATTTTGCTTACGGCGAGCTGTATTATGACGGAAACAAACCGGTGAGTTTTCTTTCTGTTCCAGGCGCAAAGGACGTTGGCGTGGAGATCAATTCGTTGTCAAAAAGCTACAACATGGCCGGCTGCCGGGTCGGCTACTTATGCGGAAATGCCGAGGTGATTCGTGCGTTTGCCGAGTTCAAGTCCAATTTGGATTACGGCATTTTTTGGCCGCTGCAAAAAGCGGCCGCGGAAGTGCTCCGCCATGGCGCCGGCTTTTGCGCCCAGAGCCGCATGATGTATCAAGCGCGCCGCGATGTGCTCGTGGATGGACTCGCTGACATCGGTTGGACGGTTGACCGTCCGCAAGCCGGCATGTTCGTGTGGGCGAAAATTCCGGACGGATGGACGTCGCTTTCGTTTGCGAAGGCGCTCATCGACCAAGCCGGCGTCGTTGTGACGCCTGGGCACGCGTTTGGGCCGAGCGGCGAAGGGTATGTGCGCATCGCCCTTGTCCAGCCGGAAGAAGTGTTGCGCCGGGCGGTCGCAAAATTAAAAGCGACCGGCTTGTTCGCGTCTCCGGCCGCTGATCGGCGGTAG
- a CDS encoding DegV family protein gives MKPIKIVTDSTVDVLFSVLAEHGVEVVPLHLT, from the coding sequence ATGAAACCAATCAAAATTGTAACCGACTCAACGGTCGATGTGCTGTTTTCGGTGCTTGCCGAGCACGGCGTTGAAGTCGTTCCGCTTCATTTGACATAA